In Fibrobacter sp. UWB15, the following proteins share a genomic window:
- a CDS encoding AAA family ATPase produces MNMVVHEPTIKKPTNPEGNESERNKWNKIIPTDFFNKFKLSVLLNHVRAIYSNASMRSNLLSRLSFLYDVDELQKMGWDEALKRYSANNQDFPVENDLYRKVIESLLLLDDLQDFQKFLLDKYPNMNRDVFYFDLSLEMHRKILEEFVDKCVAMSVLTPFFTLLWRPQSSGEENFIKLFSRIYYSLRSEKRRNAAGKNKNIHLFIDEADLYLHPEWQRCWLDEFVNIMDVVLKRIYGSSVPKIQLFMSTHSPYIISDFPKENITLLKQSIETKQVEIENSHSLSPFGGNLYDLLSANFFVDNSIGSFSEELIGKAVEYSYNPNSMTDIEKQKMEYVIKSIGDPIIGSMIEEVK; encoded by the coding sequence ATGAATATGGTCGTTCATGAACCCACTATTAAAAAACCTACAAATCCAGAAGGAAATGAAAGTGAAAGAAATAAATGGAATAAAATCATTCCGACGGATTTTTTTAATAAATTTAAACTTTCTGTATTGCTGAATCATGTAAGAGCAATTTATTCAAATGCTTCCATGCGTTCTAATCTTTTAAGTAGATTATCTTTTCTATATGATGTTGATGAATTGCAGAAAATGGGGTGGGATGAAGCTTTAAAAAGATATAGCGCTAATAATCAAGATTTTCCGGTGGAGAACGATTTGTATCGTAAGGTGATTGAATCTTTATTGTTGCTTGATGACCTTCAAGATTTTCAAAAGTTTCTATTGGATAAATATCCAAATATGAATAGAGATGTATTCTATTTTGACTTGTCTTTGGAAATGCATAGGAAAATATTGGAAGAGTTTGTTGATAAATGTGTTGCTATGAGCGTGTTGACTCCGTTCTTTACATTGCTATGGCGTCCGCAAAGCAGTGGTGAAGAAAATTTTATTAAGTTGTTTTCGCGTATATATTATTCGCTAAGATCAGAAAAAAGGCGAAATGCGGCTGGAAAGAATAAGAATATTCACTTATTTATAGATGAAGCAGATTTGTATCTTCATCCAGAATGGCAACGGTGCTGGCTTGATGAGTTTGTGAATATAATGGATGTTGTTTTGAAAAGAATCTATGGATCATCTGTCCCTAAAATTCAGTTGTTCATGTCAACACATTCTCCCTATATTATTAGTGATTTTCCGAAGGAAAACATCACTCTTTTAAAGCAGTCAATAGAAACGAAACAGGTCGAAATAGAAAATTCTCATTCGCTATCACCATTTGGTGGAAATTTGTACGATTTGCTGTCGGCTAATTTTTTTGTTGATAATTCTATTGGCTCCTTTTCTGAAGAATTAATTGGAAAGGCTGTTGAATATAGTTATAATCCTAATTCAATGACGGATATAGAAAAACAAAAAATGGAGTATGTGATAAAATCTATCGGTGATCCTATTATAGGGAGTATGATTGAAGAAGTAAAATAG
- a CDS encoding DNA adenine methylase: MERAVSPLRYPGGKSLIYPFLESFLEENGMIGATYAEPFAGGAGLALALLYKGLVKKIYINDLDKAIYSFWKYALEHSDEMCKWIAKVPLTVSSWKKFHNAYLNSTKLSTEDLAKATFFLNRTNVSGVIKGGVIGGLDQTGAYKIDARFNRKSLIKKIQRLNDYKDSIVLSNEDALTFIKKRERMQSDIFLYLDPPYYQKAPNLYMNFYRGNDHANLAKYVQTMKKNWIVSYDNHAFIQNLYSDRNSILYSLQQSASNRIGKEILIFKDNLLFTESMKKLKNAMVL; the protein is encoded by the coding sequence ATGGAACGAGCCGTTTCGCCACTCCGATATCCTGGAGGGAAATCCCTCATTTACCCCTTTTTGGAATCATTCCTAGAAGAGAACGGAATGATTGGAGCAACATATGCCGAACCATTTGCTGGTGGAGCCGGCCTGGCTCTTGCGCTATTGTACAAAGGGCTTGTAAAGAAAATTTACATCAACGATCTTGACAAGGCAATCTATTCCTTCTGGAAATACGCATTAGAACATTCTGACGAAATGTGCAAATGGATCGCAAAAGTACCATTAACGGTTTCGTCATGGAAAAAATTCCACAACGCCTATTTGAACTCAACCAAACTATCAACAGAAGATCTCGCTAAAGCAACTTTCTTTTTAAACAGGACAAATGTTTCTGGGGTCATAAAGGGCGGAGTAATTGGAGGATTAGACCAGACTGGGGCATATAAAATAGACGCAAGATTTAATCGAAAGTCGCTAATAAAAAAAATTCAGCGGCTAAACGATTATAAAGATAGTATTGTTCTTTCAAACGAGGATGCGCTAACATTCATAAAAAAACGCGAACGGATGCAAAGCGACATTTTTTTATACCTCGATCCTCCATACTACCAAAAAGCTCCTAACTTGTATATGAACTTTTATCGAGGCAACGATCACGCCAATCTTGCAAAATACGTCCAAACAATGAAAAAAAATTGGATTGTATCTTACGACAACCATGCTTTCATTCAGAATCTATATTCTGACAGGAATAGTATCCTTTATTCTCTGCAGCAAAGTGCATCCAATCGAATTGGCAAAGAAATTCTGATATTTAAGGACAATCTTCTATTTACAGAATCCATGAAGAAATTGAAAAATGCCATGGTTCTGTAG